A window of the Lactuca sativa cultivar Salinas chromosome 5, Lsat_Salinas_v11, whole genome shotgun sequence genome harbors these coding sequences:
- the LOC111910112 gene encoding uncharacterized protein At1g15400, whose translation MAGLQRSAVSFRRQGSSGLIWDDRFLSGELNRFPEGKPPASSDADQVPTTGNDQSKFSKTTIQSINTVRRNRSNNGGERASTATEPSSPRIPVCGFCSAFGKSNKTHTRTVSRKRSFA comes from the coding sequence ATGGCAGGGTTACAGAGATCAGCAGTCTCATTCAGAAGGCAAGGATCATCAGGTCTGATCTGGGACGATAGATTCTTATCAGGCGAACTGAACCGGTTTCCGGAAGGCAAACCGCCTGCATCTTCCGACGCCGATCAGGTTCCGACGACTGGAAATGATCAGTCaaaattttcgaaaaccacaATTCAATCCATCAACACCGTTCGCCGGAATCGATCTAATAACGGCGGTGAACGAGCGTCCACGGCGACGGAGCCGTCTTCACCGAGGATTCCGGTGTGTGGATTTTGCAGCGCTTTTGGTAAGTCTAACAAAACCCATACACGAACCGTCTCCCGTAAGCGTAGCTTTGCTTGA